The Beijerinckiaceae bacterium RH AL1 genome has a segment encoding these proteins:
- the addB gene encoding Double-strand break repair protein AddB (ID:RHAL1_04115;~source:Prodigal:2.6) encodes MRAPNVLTISPALPFLDTFVAALRAGEVVPGFRPDGDLFALADATIYVPTRRAAAALRDTLLRSAPGGAVLLPRILPLGALEATETELILAEPDPSAAGLPLPSAASPVWRRLQLAQLIQAWAKAIGGALRYVDAAGREVVDEQERFAVATSSIDAFALAGDLAGLIDEMLIEDVEWDALGTLDMATFDDYWRITTTFLAIAVERWPDILKTNGLVDPARRQIALVDAQARQLAEGRVAGPVIAIGSTGTNRATARLLAAIARAAQGAVVLPGLDQDLDDPSFKLTLEQDDDGREPSHGHPQSALARLLPILGIDRADVRALGTPEPVRAARLRLVNEALRPADTTDLWRAFRKKMPKKDMAAALADVALIEAADEREEALCLAIALREALETPGRTAALITPDRELARRVRGELLRWNVEVADTGGEPLASRPLGVLARLVAAAAASGLAAREMTALLGHPLAAFGRPRAEVARLARALEIGVLRVVQLDGRACAEIFAESREAAAEPTAHPAQKAIRDDTWEAMAVLWDEVAASLAPLRSIEGEQAPDRWVAAHRAAILATAAPADPTETDKLDALFDALAESGSTLVFDAVGYGILFGRLAGEMPLETTDSPHPRLAIYGLLEARLLPADVVLLGGLDETIWPPQARSDAFLNRPMRAALGLSSPERRIGQTAHDFAQAMGHQTIVISRARKRGGSPTVASRFLLRLEALAEKVWDSVRARGAAYVEMAHALDRPLTRPKPATRPCPRPEVALRPTRLSVTRIETLRRDPYAIFASHVLNLAPLPQLGTAIDFSELGSRMHDALHAFAATPEARGTADARHRKLDEILRAAFAQALRDPNFRAFLWASLQKAAEFFLSFDAVQRERAREIMTETTGRLHLTLADGSPFVLSARADRVDLHRDGSALLVDYKTGQPPGLNEVRVGFAPQLTLEAAILRRGGFGMRHDGAIAATYVKLGGREGGKLTELNFREEAFDDVVERHFEGAQQLLSAFRNRETGYPSRPFPKFAKTYGEYDHLARVREWSLAGEAEA; translated from the coding sequence ATGCGCGCGCCGAATGTCCTCACCATCTCGCCCGCCCTGCCCTTTCTCGACACGTTCGTCGCGGCCCTTCGCGCCGGCGAGGTCGTGCCCGGCTTCAGGCCTGACGGTGATTTGTTCGCGCTCGCCGACGCGACGATCTACGTGCCGACGCGCCGCGCCGCGGCCGCCCTGCGCGACACCTTGCTGCGCAGTGCGCCGGGCGGCGCGGTGCTGCTGCCCCGCATCCTGCCGCTCGGCGCGCTGGAGGCGACCGAGACCGAGCTGATCCTTGCCGAGCCCGACCCCTCTGCCGCCGGCCTGCCGCTGCCGTCGGCGGCGAGCCCTGTGTGGCGCCGCCTGCAGCTGGCCCAGCTCATCCAGGCCTGGGCGAAGGCGATCGGCGGCGCGCTCCGCTACGTCGATGCGGCGGGCCGCGAGGTCGTGGACGAGCAGGAGCGCTTCGCCGTCGCGACCTCGTCGATCGACGCTTTCGCGCTCGCCGGCGATCTCGCGGGCCTGATCGACGAGATGCTGATCGAGGACGTCGAATGGGATGCGCTCGGCACGCTCGACATGGCGACGTTCGACGACTACTGGCGCATCACCACGACCTTCCTGGCGATCGCCGTCGAGCGCTGGCCTGACATTTTGAAGACAAACGGTCTCGTCGATCCGGCGCGCCGGCAGATCGCGCTCGTCGACGCGCAGGCGCGCCAGCTCGCCGAGGGGCGCGTCGCCGGGCCGGTCATCGCGATCGGGTCCACCGGCACCAACAGGGCGACCGCGCGCCTGCTCGCCGCGATCGCCCGCGCCGCGCAAGGCGCCGTCGTGCTGCCCGGCCTCGACCAGGATCTCGACGACCCGTCCTTCAAGCTCACGCTCGAGCAAGACGATGACGGCCGCGAGCCGAGCCACGGCCATCCGCAGTCCGCGCTTGCGCGGCTCCTGCCGATCCTCGGGATCGATCGTGCCGACGTGCGTGCCCTGGGCACGCCCGAGCCTGTGCGCGCCGCACGCTTGCGCCTCGTGAACGAGGCGCTGCGCCCCGCCGACACGACCGATCTCTGGCGCGCGTTCCGCAAGAAGATGCCGAAGAAGGACATGGCCGCGGCGCTGGCCGATGTTGCGCTGATCGAGGCGGCCGACGAGCGCGAGGAGGCGCTCTGCCTGGCGATCGCGCTGCGCGAGGCGCTCGAGACGCCGGGCCGCACCGCAGCGCTGATCACGCCCGATCGCGAGCTGGCGCGGCGGGTGCGCGGCGAGCTTCTGCGCTGGAACGTCGAGGTCGCCGACACGGGAGGCGAGCCGCTCGCCAGCCGGCCGCTCGGCGTGCTTGCGCGTCTCGTCGCGGCGGCGGCCGCGAGCGGCCTCGCGGCGCGCGAGATGACGGCCCTGCTCGGCCATCCGCTCGCCGCGTTCGGTCGCCCGCGCGCCGAGGTGGCGCGGCTCGCCCGCGCGCTTGAGATCGGCGTGCTCCGCGTCGTGCAGCTCGATGGTCGCGCCTGCGCCGAGATCTTCGCCGAGTCGCGCGAGGCCGCCGCGGAGCCGACCGCGCATCCCGCGCAGAAGGCGATCCGCGACGATACGTGGGAGGCGATGGCCGTCCTGTGGGACGAGGTCGCCGCGAGCCTCGCCCCGCTGCGCTCCATCGAGGGGGAGCAGGCGCCGGATCGTTGGGTTGCGGCCCATCGCGCGGCGATCCTGGCGACGGCCGCGCCGGCTGATCCGACGGAGACCGACAAGCTCGACGCGCTGTTCGACGCGCTGGCGGAGAGCGGATCGACGCTCGTGTTCGATGCCGTCGGCTATGGCATTCTCTTCGGCCGTCTCGCCGGCGAGATGCCGCTGGAGACCACCGACAGTCCCCACCCCCGCCTCGCAATCTACGGCCTGCTCGAGGCGCGCCTGCTGCCGGCCGACGTCGTGCTGCTCGGCGGTCTCGACGAGACGATCTGGCCGCCGCAGGCGCGCAGCGATGCGTTCCTCAATCGCCCGATGCGCGCCGCGCTGGGGCTCTCCTCGCCGGAGCGCCGCATCGGCCAGACCGCGCACGACTTTGCGCAGGCGATGGGGCATCAAACCATTGTGATCTCGCGGGCGCGCAAGCGCGGCGGATCCCCGACGGTCGCCTCCCGCTTCCTGCTACGGCTCGAAGCGCTCGCGGAGAAGGTATGGGACTCCGTGCGCGCCCGCGGTGCCGCTTATGTCGAGATGGCGCATGCGCTCGACCGTCCGCTGACCCGACCGAAGCCCGCGACGCGGCCCTGCCCGCGGCCGGAGGTCGCGCTGCGGCCGACGAGGCTCAGCGTCACCAGGATCGAGACGCTGCGGCGCGATCCCTATGCGATCTTCGCCTCTCACGTGCTGAACCTCGCGCCGCTGCCGCAGCTCGGCACCGCGATCGACTTCAGCGAGCTAGGGAGCCGCATGCACGACGCGCTGCATGCCTTTGCCGCAACGCCCGAGGCGCGGGGCACGGCGGACGCGCGTCACCGCAAGCTCGACGAAATCCTGAGAGCCGCCTTCGCGCAGGCGCTCCGCGACCCGAACTTCCGCGCCTTCCTCTGGGCCAGCCTGCAGAAGGCCGCCGAGTTCTTCCTGAGCTTCGACGCCGTGCAGCGAGAGCGCGCGCGCGAGATCATGACCGAGACCACCGGCCGGCTCCATCTGACGCTCGCCGACGGCTCCCCCTTCGTCCTCTCGGCGCGGGCCGACCGCGTCGATCTGCACCGCGACGGCTCGGCGCTGCTCGTCGACTACAAGACCGGCCAGCCGCCAGGCCTCAACGAGGTCAGGGTCGGCTTCGCCCCGCAGCTGACGCTCGAGGCGGCGATCCTGCGCCGAGGCGGCTTCGGCATGCGCCACGACGGCGCGATCGCGGCGACCTACGTGAAGCTCGGCGGCCGCGAGGGCGGCAAGCTGACGGAGCTGAACTTCAGGGAAGAGGCGTTCGACGACGTGGTCGAGCGCCATTTCGAGGGCGCGCAGCAGCTGCTCTCCGCGTTCCGCAACCGGGAGACCGGCTATCCCTCGCGGCCGTTTCCGAAGTTCGCCAAGACCTACGGGGAGTACGACCATCTCGCCCGTGTGCGCGAATGGTCGCTCGCCGGGGAGGCGGAGGCGTGA
- a CDS encoding hypothetical protein (ID:RHAL1_04116;~conserved protein of unknown function;~source:Prodigal:2.6) has protein sequence MTKLVVLYKEPKDPAHFGKYYVDNHAPLASKLPGLKNYYCGPAKSPDGGAAPYYWMFSATFDSAQAIADSLGSEYGKKVLADIPNYYDGDPTVLIVEDV, from the coding sequence ATGACCAAGCTCGTCGTGCTCTACAAGGAGCCGAAGGATCCCGCGCACTTCGGCAAGTACTATGTCGACAACCACGCGCCACTGGCCTCGAAGCTGCCGGGCCTCAAGAACTATTATTGTGGACCCGCCAAGTCGCCGGACGGCGGCGCTGCCCCCTACTACTGGATGTTCTCGGCGACCTTCGACAGCGCCCAGGCCATCGCCGACTCGCTCGGCTCGGAGTACGGCAAGAAGGTCCTCGCCGACATCCCGAACTACTATGACGGAGACCCGACCGTGCTGATCGTCGAGGACGTCTGA
- a CDS encoding Cation transporter (ID:RHAL1_04117;~source:Prodigal:2.6) has translation MAGHDHLHHDHGAAGGHHGHSHGHSHGPGGHSHAPTSFGTAFAFAIALNTLIVVAEGVAGLVGHSVALVADATHNLSDVLGLCAAFAAYRLGRRAPSRQFTYGLGGTSILAALFNAVLLLVVTGALMLEAVQRLLNPEPVATGIVMAVAAAAIVGNGLSAWLLAPGKDGDLNVRAAVAHLAADAGVAAGVVVGALAIRLTGLTWIDPLLSLAINAMIIVATWQLLRESVAMSLAGVPRSVEMDDVRAYLAELPGVDGMHDLHVWSVSTSEVALTAHLVMPTGHPGDVFLMDACRVLRERHGIGHATLQIETSLATDCRLAPESVV, from the coding sequence TTGGCCGGTCACGACCACCTTCATCACGACCACGGTGCCGCAGGCGGCCATCATGGCCACTCGCACGGCCATTCGCATGGTCCCGGCGGTCACAGCCATGCGCCGACCTCGTTCGGCACCGCCTTCGCCTTCGCGATCGCTTTGAACACGCTGATCGTCGTCGCCGAGGGCGTCGCCGGGCTCGTCGGCCACTCCGTGGCGCTGGTGGCGGATGCCACGCACAACCTCTCGGACGTGCTCGGCCTCTGCGCCGCCTTCGCGGCCTACCGGCTCGGTCGTCGCGCGCCGTCGCGCCAGTTCACCTATGGGCTCGGCGGCACATCGATCCTGGCGGCGCTGTTCAACGCCGTGTTGCTGCTTGTCGTCACCGGCGCGCTGATGCTGGAGGCCGTGCAGCGGTTGCTCAATCCGGAGCCGGTCGCCACGGGCATCGTGATGGCCGTCGCGGCGGCAGCGATCGTCGGAAACGGCCTCTCGGCCTGGCTCCTGGCGCCCGGCAAGGACGGCGACCTCAACGTGCGCGCCGCTGTCGCGCACCTTGCCGCCGACGCCGGCGTCGCGGCCGGCGTCGTTGTCGGCGCCCTGGCGATCCGCCTGACGGGGCTCACCTGGATCGATCCGCTGCTCAGCCTCGCGATCAATGCGATGATCATCGTCGCCACCTGGCAGCTCTTGCGCGAGTCGGTGGCGATGTCGCTGGCCGGCGTGCCGCGCTCGGTGGAGATGGACGATGTCCGCGCCTACCTCGCAGAGCTCCCCGGCGTCGACGGGATGCACGACCTCCACGTCTGGTCGGTCTCGACGAGCGAGGTGGCGCTCACCGCTCATCTTGTAATGCCGACGGGCCACCCCGGCGACGTGTTCCTCATGGACGCGTGCCGCGTGCTGCGCGAGCGGCACGGTATCGGCCATGCCACCCTGCAGATCGAGACGAGCCTCGCAACCGACTGCAGGCTGGCGCCGGAGAGCGTCGTCTAG
- a CDS encoding Methyltransferase (ID:RHAL1_04118;~source:Prodigal:2.6) — MQTFGLFGHPPAGLVAVPPDAQQFSPLIPGSADLTDVPEGTLAGMAMLAAPGTLERRHDLAAMLMALAPGAPFTVLAPKDMGGARLAGELARFGCAFEESAKRHHRICIGTRPADPEGLSEPLAEGGPRRVDTLDGLWSQPGIFSWNRLDPGSALLLQELPRLAGRGADFGCGIGVLAHGVLASDKVTALELVDIDRRAIEAARRNVGDPRARFAWADVLALRDLKALDFVVMNPPFHDGGSEDRGLGQAFIRRAAEALRPGGHLWLTANRHLPYEAVLKPLFKSVRTAAEANGFKVFEARK; from the coding sequence ATGCAGACCTTCGGCCTCTTCGGCCACCCTCCAGCCGGCCTCGTCGCCGTTCCGCCAGACGCCCAGCAGTTCTCGCCGCTCATCCCCGGCAGCGCCGATCTCACCGACGTCCCCGAGGGCACGCTCGCCGGCATGGCGATGCTCGCCGCGCCCGGGACGCTGGAGCGGCGACATGACCTCGCCGCCATGCTGATGGCGCTGGCGCCCGGCGCGCCGTTCACCGTGCTGGCGCCGAAGGACATGGGCGGCGCGCGCCTCGCCGGCGAGCTGGCGCGCTTCGGCTGCGCCTTCGAGGAAAGCGCCAAGCGACATCACCGCATCTGCATCGGCACGCGGCCTGCCGATCCGGAGGGGCTGAGCGAACCCCTTGCCGAGGGGGGCCCGCGCCGCGTCGACACGCTCGACGGGCTCTGGTCGCAGCCCGGCATCTTCAGCTGGAATCGGCTCGATCCCGGCTCCGCCCTCCTTTTGCAGGAGCTGCCGCGGCTCGCCGGCCGCGGCGCCGACTTCGGCTGCGGCATCGGCGTGCTGGCGCACGGCGTCCTCGCCTCGGACAAGGTGACCGCGCTCGAGCTCGTCGACATCGATCGCCGCGCCATCGAGGCGGCGCGCCGCAACGTCGGCGATCCGCGCGCGCGCTTCGCCTGGGCCGACGTGCTCGCGCTGCGCGACCTCAAGGCGCTCGACTTCGTGGTGATGAACCCGCCCTTCCACGACGGCGGGTCGGAGGATCGCGGCCTCGGCCAGGCGTTCATACGCCGTGCCGCGGAGGCCTTGCGGCCCGGCGGTCACCTCTGGCTCACCGCCAACCGCCATCTCCCCTACGAGGCGGTGCTGAAGCCGCTGTTCAAGAGCGTGCGGACGGCCGCCGAGGCGAATGGCTTCAAGGTCTTCGAGGCGCGCAAGTGA
- the rsuA gene encoding Ribosomal small subunit pseudouridine synthase A (ID:RHAL1_04119;~source:Prodigal:2.6), which produces MSGVRLDKLVANLGYGSRKDVQAMVRAGRIRLGGAPVAAADRKLSPQEAASLTIDGDPIDPLPGVVLLMNKPVGLTCSTKEAGPLVYDLLPERWRRRDPPLSTVGRLDKDTSGLLLLTDDGALLHKIISPKTHLPKRYRATLARPLRGDEAEVFAAGTLMLDGETKPLLPAHLAVLGSTEVQLTIIEGRYHQVRRMFAALGNHVVVLHRDALGELTLPEDLPEGEFRSLSEAEVSAALSAGNFHTQVT; this is translated from the coding sequence GTGAGCGGCGTCCGGCTCGACAAGCTCGTCGCCAATCTCGGCTACGGCTCGCGCAAGGACGTGCAGGCGATGGTGCGGGCCGGCCGCATCCGGCTCGGCGGCGCGCCGGTCGCGGCGGCCGACCGGAAGCTTTCGCCGCAGGAGGCCGCGTCGCTGACGATCGACGGCGACCCCATCGACCCGCTGCCGGGCGTCGTGCTGCTCATGAACAAGCCCGTGGGCCTCACCTGCTCGACGAAGGAGGCCGGCCCGCTCGTCTACGACCTGCTGCCCGAGCGCTGGCGGCGGCGCGACCCGCCGCTCTCGACCGTCGGCCGGCTCGACAAGGACACCTCGGGCCTCCTGCTGCTCACCGACGACGGCGCGCTGCTCCACAAGATCATCTCGCCGAAGACGCACCTGCCGAAGCGTTACCGCGCGACGCTGGCGCGCCCGCTGCGCGGCGACGAGGCCGAGGTCTTCGCGGCCGGGACGCTGATGCTGGATGGCGAGACGAAACCCCTGCTGCCGGCGCACCTCGCGGTGCTGGGGTCGACCGAGGTGCAGCTCACGATCATCGAAGGGCGCTATCATCAGGTCCGCCGCATGTTCGCCGCGCTCGGCAATCACGTTGTCGTGCTTCACCGCGACGCGCTGGGCGAGCTGACGCTTCCGGAAGACCTCCCCGAGGGCGAATTCCGCTCGCTCTCGGAGGCCGAGGTCAGCGCCGCCCTCAGCGCGGGAAATTTTCACACGCAGGTGACATAG
- a CDS encoding exported protein of unknown function (ID:RHAL1_04120;~source:Prodigal:2.6): protein MRSLISVAMLAGVFGPLAGTAFAADLDEPLPPPPPPYYEPHPVPPAFIPGPVPPVYYRVRPRPIVYPRPYRVYGPPPVMRVYGEPRPYVDGGYDRPYPPREPRPYAEREVRPGYAHEAEVYRHERESYGEPRGVDRGDQRYGHYLSREELDRRAEHDRGYDRDRYADRGRGEREDQRDRFADRAPLRDYDR, encoded by the coding sequence ATGCGTAGCCTGATCTCAGTCGCGATGCTGGCCGGCGTTTTCGGCCCGCTCGCCGGCACCGCCTTTGCCGCCGATCTCGACGAGCCGTTGCCGCCGCCTCCGCCGCCTTATTACGAGCCGCACCCCGTGCCGCCGGCCTTCATCCCGGGCCCGGTGCCGCCGGTCTACTACCGCGTCCGCCCGCGGCCGATCGTCTATCCGCGCCCCTATCGCGTCTACGGGCCGCCGCCGGTCATGCGGGTCTACGGCGAGCCGCGTCCGTACGTCGATGGCGGCTACGATCGCCCCTATCCGCCGCGCGAGCCGCGTCCTTATGCCGAGCGTGAGGTGCGTCCCGGCTACGCGCACGAGGCCGAAGTCTATCGGCACGAGCGCGAGAGCTATGGCGAGCCGCGCGGCGTCGACCGCGGCGACCAGCGCTACGGCCACTACCTGTCGCGCGAAGAGCTCGATCGCCGCGCCGAGCACGATCGCGGCTACGATCGCGACCGGTATGCCGACCGCGGCCGCGGCGAGCGCGAGGACCAGCGCGACCGCTTCGCCGACCGCGCTCCGTTGCGCGACTACGATCGCTGA
- the argH gene encoding Argininosuccinate lyase (ID:RHAL1_04121;~source:Prodigal:2.6) — MWGGRFASGPDAIMEEINASIGFDKKLAPQDIAGSLAHVAMLAKTGIVTAEDAAAIAAGLETIRGEIEKGEFAFDRALEDIHMNVESRLSALVGPAAGRLHTARSRNDQVAVDFRLWVRDTVDQLVGQIAVLQKALAEKALAHAADVMPGFTHLQSAQPVTLGHHLLAYVEMLARDRSRFEDARRRMNECPLGAAALAGTSFPIDREMTAQALGFERPTANSLDSVSDRDFALEALAASAICATHLSRFAEEIVLWATPQFGFAALSDKFSTGSSIMPQKRNPDAAELVRGKTGRVIGALNGLLVVMKGLPLAYSKDMQEDKEGTFDALQTLSLCLAAMTGMVTDLAPDTQRMEAAAGAGFSTATDLADYLVRVLGLPFREAHHVTGRLVALAAQRKVGLEDLTLQEMQTVEPRLEMEVYEVLGVQNSVASRTSFGGTAPANVRAQAEAWLKRLA; from the coding sequence ATGTGGGGCGGCCGGTTCGCAAGCGGCCCCGATGCGATCATGGAGGAGATCAACGCCTCCATCGGCTTCGACAAGAAGCTCGCGCCCCAGGACATAGCCGGTTCGCTCGCCCATGTCGCGATGCTCGCGAAGACGGGGATCGTCACCGCCGAGGACGCGGCGGCGATCGCCGCGGGCCTAGAGACGATCCGTGGCGAAATCGAGAAGGGCGAGTTCGCCTTCGATCGCGCGCTGGAAGACATCCACATGAACGTCGAGTCGCGGCTCTCCGCGCTCGTCGGGCCGGCGGCGGGGCGGCTGCACACCGCGCGCTCGCGCAACGACCAGGTCGCCGTCGACTTCAGGCTTTGGGTGCGCGACACCGTCGACCAGCTCGTCGGCCAGATCGCCGTGCTGCAAAAGGCGCTCGCCGAGAAGGCGCTGGCGCATGCCGCCGACGTGATGCCGGGCTTCACGCATCTGCAGAGCGCCCAGCCGGTGACGCTCGGCCACCACCTGCTCGCCTACGTCGAGATGCTCGCGCGGGATCGCTCGCGCTTCGAGGATGCACGCCGCCGCATGAACGAGTGCCCGCTCGGCGCTGCGGCGCTCGCCGGCACCTCGTTCCCGATCGACCGCGAGATGACGGCGCAGGCGCTCGGCTTCGAGCGTCCGACCGCCAACTCCCTCGACAGCGTCTCCGACCGCGACTTCGCGCTGGAAGCCCTTGCCGCTTCGGCGATCTGCGCGACGCATCTCTCGCGCTTCGCCGAGGAGATCGTGCTCTGGGCGACGCCGCAGTTCGGCTTCGCGGCGCTCTCCGACAAGTTCTCGACCGGCTCCTCGATCATGCCGCAGAAGCGCAACCCCGACGCCGCCGAGCTGGTGCGCGGCAAGACGGGGCGGGTCATCGGCGCGCTCAACGGCCTGCTCGTCGTGATGAAGGGCCTGCCGCTCGCCTATTCGAAGGACATGCAGGAGGACAAGGAAGGCACGTTCGACGCGCTGCAGACGCTGTCGCTGTGCCTTGCCGCGATGACCGGCATGGTGACGGACCTGGCGCCCGACACGCAGCGGATGGAGGCCGCCGCCGGCGCCGGCTTCTCGACCGCCACCGATCTCGCCGACTATCTCGTGCGGGTGCTGGGCCTGCCGTTTCGCGAGGCGCATCATGTGACGGGCCGCCTCGTCGCCCTCGCGGCGCAGCGCAAGGTCGGGCTCGAGGATCTCACCCTGCAGGAGATGCAGACCGTCGAGCCGCGCCTCGAGATGGAGGTCTACGAGGTGCTCGGCGTGCAGAACTCGGTCGCCAGCCGCACGAGCTTCGGCGGCACCGCGCCAGCGAACGTGCGCGCGCAGGCGGAGGCGTGGCTCAAGCGGCTCGCGTGA
- the tlpA gene encoding Thiol:disulfide interchange protein TlpA (ID:RHAL1_04122;~source:Prodigal:2.6), with protein sequence MTEVTGKPERPRGRRTALVAGALALVAASGIGLYALMPHGGKATAHSGACARSLDLAQALDPLARGDVAALILASAPNDLGAIAFDDGDGGHKIVADFKGRSILLNLWATWCVPCRAEMPALDRLEGALGSKTFQVVPVDIDTARLDRPRAFLQEIGARHVKFFSDHSADILQTLHGTGLPTSVLIGPDGCEIGTMAGPALWDSPDAKALIERIAAPSNGA encoded by the coding sequence ATGACCGAAGTCACTGGTAAGCCCGAACGCCCGCGGGGAAGGCGGACGGCCCTCGTGGCTGGTGCTCTGGCGCTCGTCGCGGCCTCGGGGATCGGTCTATATGCCTTGATGCCGCATGGCGGCAAGGCGACGGCCCACAGCGGCGCCTGCGCGCGCTCGCTCGACCTCGCCCAGGCGCTCGACCCGCTGGCCCGCGGCGACGTCGCGGCGCTGATCCTCGCGTCGGCGCCCAACGACCTCGGCGCCATCGCCTTCGACGACGGCGACGGCGGCCACAAGATCGTCGCCGACTTCAAGGGCCGCTCGATCCTGCTCAACCTCTGGGCAACCTGGTGCGTGCCGTGCCGCGCAGAGATGCCGGCGCTCGACCGGCTCGAAGGCGCGCTTGGCTCGAAGACCTTCCAGGTCGTGCCGGTCGACATCGACACCGCGCGGCTCGACCGCCCGCGCGCCTTCCTGCAGGAGATCGGCGCGCGCCACGTGAAGTTCTTCTCCGACCACAGCGCCGACATCCTGCAGACGCTGCACGGTACGGGCCTGCCGACTAGCGTGCTGATCGGGCCGGACGGCTGCGAGATCGGGACGATGGCCGGCCCCGCGCTGTGGGATTCGCCCGACGCCAAGGCGCTCATCGAGCGCATCGCGGCGCCGTCCAACGGCGCCTGA
- a CDS encoding Integral membrane sensor signal transduction histidine kinase (ID:RHAL1_04123;~source:Prodigal:2.6), producing the protein MRLVRRRLFWRIYLTLLASLVATALIMGALFWFLGQAQRELRPDEPAHHRWPPVISLYEADGRLVAAQGKQIPLPEAEPSRHWAPGHVLRVDLPDGRFALVHFEPPPGARVRGIIGVMLFVVFSVGLAAFPVTALLTRRLERLREGLQRWGETGTYAPLDARGDDEVALLARTFNAAAARLDALLAAQKRLLANASHELRSPLARLRFAAETAPSAGPARDEIVRNLGEMDGLVEELLLASRLEHQAPARDRREPVDVLGLAAEEAARFDAIVDGAPVEVLGDLVLLRRLVRNLLDNAARHGRPPTRVHVAPRDGGAELVVSDAGAGIAPGDREKVFEPFFRPGGIGEDRGGWGLGLALVRQIAERHGGTATCEAAENGGSRFVVRLAARLEAERSVRRRWTAPRCAR; encoded by the coding sequence GTGAGGCTGGTCCGTCGACGCCTCTTCTGGCGCATCTATCTCACGCTGCTCGCGAGCCTCGTCGCGACGGCGCTGATCATGGGCGCGCTGTTCTGGTTCCTCGGCCAGGCGCAGCGCGAGCTGCGGCCCGATGAGCCCGCCCACCACCGGTGGCCGCCCGTCATCTCGCTGTACGAGGCGGACGGCCGGCTCGTCGCCGCGCAGGGAAAGCAGATCCCGCTGCCCGAGGCCGAGCCGAGCCGACATTGGGCGCCGGGCCATGTGCTGCGCGTCGACCTGCCCGACGGGCGCTTCGCGCTCGTGCATTTCGAGCCGCCGCCCGGCGCCCGGGTGCGCGGCATCATCGGGGTCATGCTGTTCGTGGTGTTCAGCGTCGGCCTCGCGGCCTTCCCGGTGACCGCGCTGCTCACGCGGCGGCTCGAGCGTCTGCGCGAGGGCCTGCAGCGCTGGGGCGAGACCGGCACCTACGCGCCGCTCGATGCGCGAGGCGACGACGAGGTGGCGCTGCTCGCGCGCACCTTCAACGCCGCCGCGGCGCGGCTCGACGCGCTGCTGGCGGCGCAAAAGCGCCTGCTCGCCAACGCCAGCCACGAGCTGCGCTCGCCGCTCGCCCGGCTGCGCTTTGCGGCCGAGACCGCGCCGAGCGCCGGCCCGGCCCGCGACGAGATCGTGCGCAACCTCGGCGAGATGGACGGCCTCGTCGAGGAACTGCTGCTGGCGAGCCGACTCGAGCATCAGGCGCCGGCTCGGGACCGACGCGAGCCGGTCGACGTTCTGGGCCTCGCCGCCGAGGAGGCGGCGCGGTTCGACGCCATCGTCGACGGCGCGCCGGTCGAGGTGCTGGGCGATCTGGTCCTGCTGCGCCGCCTCGTGCGCAACCTTCTCGACAATGCCGCCAGACATGGGCGGCCGCCGACGAGGGTGCATGTCGCGCCGCGCGACGGCGGTGCCGAGCTCGTCGTCTCCGACGCCGGCGCGGGCATTGCGCCGGGCGACCGCGAAAAGGTGTTCGAGCCTTTCTTCCGGCCCGGCGGCATCGGCGAGGACAGGGGCGGCTGGGGCCTCGGCCTGGCCCTTGTCCGCCAGATCGCCGAGCGGCACGGCGGCACCGCCACATGCGAGGCGGCTGAAAACGGCGGGTCGCGTTTCGTCGTGCGGCTGGCGGCGCGTTTAGAGGCTGAGCGGAGCGTCAGGCGCCGTTGGACGGCGCCGCGATGCGCTCGATGA